DNA from Magnolia sinica isolate HGM2019 chromosome 19, MsV1, whole genome shotgun sequence:
GCTATGGGTACTTAAGGAATTTTTTTGGCAAAGGCCCCTCTTGTAGCAAAGAGGCCTCTATTTATGGAGGAGAGGAGTGGCAAGGTTGTGATTTGAAGAAAGGTTAGGGGTATTCTAAAGGGTGCATAATGAGTGAGCTGGGAAATGGGAACTGCAGGCTGAATTCTCATCATTTGATTgaatattcaatcaatcaatttGCCTTCACTTCTGGAATTTTGCTAGCCTCTAATAGTGATTACGCACTATATGATATATTCTTGTTTTGGGGGTAGGGGGTCactctcctcctcttcttccattttcatataGTGGAATTTGGAATAAGCCTTTCTTTCGCTTCAGAAGCTTTTTTCAACTGAAAAACTTTCGTGTGCGAGAAAATGAATAAAGAACTTTCTCACTCGAGAAGCCCCTTTGGATTGGTTGACTTTCAGTTTCTTATAgcgagaaaatgaaaaaaaaggagcGTACGGATGATTAACAAGTGGCATGATCTTGGATGGTAATTGGGTGGTTTAGGTGTAAATTGAGGAAGCTCTAATGGTGGTTAGGATACAGGGAAGTTTCTAAGAGGCTTCTAGAGGCTTTGGAGCTGTGTGGCTAAGATTCAGACACTTGGAAGCATGTCATGCCTTGAGCTTGAGCATGGGTTTAGACTTCTATGCTTGGCAAAAAACTCTGCAAACCTTTCACCTTGATAAAATGTAAGATTGTCTCCATGATGAATAGCGGAAGAACTCTGTGGAGTGGGTTGTCTACACATTGCATAAGCTAATCTGGATAAAAAGTTGAAGGTACACTTGGGAGTATCGATTTTTTTTCTATACATGTGGCTCATGCTGGATTTACCATTGTCATATGTGAAACCACCCATCTTCACTTACCACGTGTCACATTCAACCTTCAAGTGCCCCACGTGCCACAAGTACATAGGCCACATGTGCCATTGTACGTCTTCACTCACCACGTGTCACATTCGATCTTCAAGTGCTGCACATGTGCCATTGTACGTCTTCACTCACCATGTGTCGCATTCGATCTTCAAGTGCCGCACATGTGCCATAAGTACATAGGCCACATGTGCCATTCATTGTACATCTTCGGGCAGCCCACATTTActacatgtgccaccatcaacCTACACGCACCCCTCATGTCCACATTTGCCAATATGCCAATGTGCCAAATGTACAAGAAAAACATGTCCTTGTCTATCCATCTATAATCTATAGTGtgtctgaaaaaaaaaagttcgGATAACAGAATAGCCTATACAGATAGGCCGTAGCTTTAGTGGTACCAAACGGGCCTGTCTTTGGAAGTCAGTAAATTTGCATGTAGTGGAATGGCTGTTGGCCCCTAGTAGAATGGCCTTTGGCCCCTAATGGCAAGTGAACTCATTTGTCCAAATTGAAGAAACAAGCTCACCTGTTTCCATAATAGCCTCTTCAGGCAAAACTTTAGTGGTACCAAACGGGCCTGTGTTTGGAAGTCAGTAAATTTGCATGTAGTGGAATGGCTGTCGGCCCCTAGTAGAATGGCGTTTGGCCCCTAATGGCAAGTGAACTCATTTGTCCAAATTGAAGAAACAAGCTCACTTGCCATTTGGAGCTTGATTATGGACCTTCTCCTTTCCATTCGATGTGGAAATGTTAAGTGTTCCCGTATTTCAAATGAAGCACTGTTTTGGAATTTAAAGTGGGTGCCATTTGAAAAAGGGCACAAATTGAAGAAACAAGCTCACTTGCCATTTGGAGCTTGATTATGGACTTTCTCCTTTCAACTCGATGAGGAATTGGTAGGTGTTCGTGTACTTTTCAAATGAAGCACTGTTTTGGAATTTAAAGTGGGTGCCATTTGAAAAAGGGCACAATTGCATTTGCGCCCATTTTTCTGCATTCTAAGTTGGGCTTTCActcattttgaaaaataaaataaaaataagtaggTTTTCATAAAGAGCCAGTTCTGAGGCTGAAAGCATAGCTTCTGAAAATCTGATCCAGGGCTTTGTAATGGTGCAAATGGAAATCATATTTAAACAAAATCTAATTCCAAAAAATCATGGAAAAAAATTGATTTGATGGTTCTTCCAAACGGCCCCTAATAATGGGACTCAGAAGAGTGTCATATATTGGGCCTCTTATCTAAATGTTTGATTGCGTGGAGGTTCTCTTTCATCATCAGAAAAACTTGAGTTTAATGGAATGGTAacccttttcattttctttcgtTGGTAGAGAGGCATATGAAATTACCAATACATCTTGCTAAATAGGGTGTGGTGCTGTGCTGCCTAGACTTTGCAACATTTTCCCCTCATGTAATGTACTCTTCTTTTGGAATTGTCCACCGTCCATAACCCAGCTAAAAAGCAGAGAATGTTTCTcatatttagtttttattttcaaCATGTTATCATGATTTAAGCTTTTTCCcagctaattggggtcagctacataatCCCGTTTCACTGTTTTCCCCTATTGAAGGACCATATCCTCACTTAAACCTCAGGTCAAGTCTTTCGTTATTACCTCCATCCACatcttttgggccttcccttgccctttGCCTTGAATTGAACCAACTTACTCCTAACCGGTGCAGTTCTCGGTCCCCATTGCAACATGTATGTTTTAAATTTCTGTTTTGCTTGGGACACCTGTTAAATAAATTCTGCCATCTCATGATTTGATGGAATAACTTGTACAAAGAATGATTTGGGGTGGCCTCTATTACTATAGAATGTAATATAGTATATTCTCCGTTTGGGCAGGAAAACTCTCAAAATCAGGATTCACCATTACTCCAGATTTTGGCAGGCCCATGCCCTCCATGCTATCCGTGCCATATTAGTGTGTGTTAAGCAATATTTCCCTTCGGAACATGTTAAATAAAAATGTACCATAAATCACAACCAAGCGTGTGAATATGCTCCTTAACTCGCTAATTTGAGGTGAAGTTTGTTGTCTGTGGGAATTCCCTGCTAGGCGCATGCCATTGCTACGTTCCCTCCTCTATTTTTAGGCACCATTGATCAAAGGGTCAAGATCTTCTAATGTGGGAGCTTTTCAGGGCAATCCCAAATCCATGGGGGAGGACAAGCTACAGATTTTGCTCGCCTGCAAAATCTTCCATTGTGGGAGATTTTCAGGGCAATCCCAAATCCATGGGGGAGAACAAGCTATGGATTTTGCTCGCTTGCATGGATGCTCTAAATCCGATCAGAAGTGAGAAACAACAATGCTAGGATCATGTTTCGGACACTCTTTATGAATGTAATAAAGTGTTCTCGTTCCGTTTTTGGCAGGTGTACAGTGTGCCTTGCCGAATACCAAGAGAAGGATACATTGCGCATTCTGCCTTACTGCGGTCACTTCTTCCATGTTGCTTGCATCGATTTATGGCTGCAGCAGAATTCTACATGCCCTGTTTGTCGGATTTCACTTCGAGATTCTTCTGATAGGAAACAGATCATGCCACCCATGTTCAGTGTGCCCGTCCGATCATCCCCTCATGCCCCAGGTATCTTTGACTCGTTATGGTATTCGTCCCGGATGGTTGGTGCTCCACAAACTGAACTGGTTCAGGAGGATCAGTTGCCGTTGCATCTCAATGCAGTGGAAGATGGAGAGGTGAATTCTACAGTAACCACGGTGGGAAATAATGTCCCGAAAAACATTGGCCATCATTGTTTAGAAGGCAAGCATGTGGAGAGCCCTTCCAATACATAGCAATGTTTGGTTGATAGCTTGAGATCGCTCCCAATGCGGCCCACCAGAGAGGTAGAAATGATTGAATTTTCATGGACCAGCATGAAAATGTCTGATCGTCTTTGGGAAGTTAGATGTTCTTGTGGCTGTGTAGATACAGGTTACAATTTCAGTTATTCttttggttcttttttttttttttttttttttgaaataaaaaatttcagcTCCAAAATCAGAATTAGTTGAATTCCAAGGTTGGCCTGGGCTGCCTTGACTCACCAGGCCCAACTGACCTATCAGCGTTGGTTCTAATTTATGGATTTGGTTGTTCGTCAATTCCAGCCCAAATATCTTGCCAGGATCCATGCCTGAGCCTGAGCTGCAACCTAAGATGAGATGACCAGGCTTGACTGGAACCTGTCCCGACCCGCCTGACCCACTTGTAAAAAAGTGTTAGCAGGGTTCAACGCAAAGGCCAAAACATTTACAAGGTTAAATTTCTACCACCAGGTTAACCGTACGGTAAAGATGGTGTGGAAGTAGCATGGATGGGATGGGCTAGTTGGATTAGAGTCCAACCCCATTGCCTAGATGGCTCATGTTTTCTGACCCAAAACCCAGTGGGCCATGATTTCCGAATCTAAACTGTAATTCAGCCAGTTTGGGTTGCTTGGTCTAAACCGTTCACAAGACTACTTGACGTTGTGCTCCTAAATGCTTGGTTTTAAGATTTTGTCTGTTGTCCAAGTAACCATGAGTGGATGGCCTAAACTGTACATCAATCCACTTTGTTGATGTCCTAACGTGAGTGGATGTCACGTagtcattatggtgggcctcaacaagcCTTTTTTGGGTTGTTTTCCTTTGGCATAAATGAATATTTGAAGTGGATGTTAcagtcatcaaggtggggttcaaaAAGCCTAGGATCTCACACACGGTGATGATGAGAGGTAAGCATGGGTTGTAGGCATTAAATAAAGTAGGTTTTTATAGTTTcctttggcccacttgagtctcacATGCCTAAATTTTGGATTGATGTCCTAAACATGAGAAGTGACacaataaatgaaataaatagaTCCAGTGAATGTTACCCAGTaatcagggtgggttttaattttttttaattttttttaaattttttgaattgTCTCGTATGACACAATAGATATATGGAGTGGACATCATTCATTAGCAAGGGTGGGCTACTAGATatatggagtggatgtcacgcaATCATTAGGTTGAGCTACTAGATATATGGAGTGTATGTTACACAGTCATTAAGCTGTGCTACACGCATGGGTGGTCGGATCATTAGTTACTTGTGCTTTAAGCAGCTTGTCTTGGTTTTTCCTTGTGCAGCCTATATGTTTGGTAGAAAAGCATGTTTAGTTTCCACCATCGTGAGTaaaggtagggctgaaagtcgggcgggttgggtcaggttggtgctcgacttcagcccaacccaaggttcctatacctcaacactaacccaacccaacccaacccaacctcgggttagaaattctcaacccaagcccaacccaagtgggctcggttGGGTTGggtgggttggtcgggtggatacatgctaatattttcattgttacattagtctattatatttcaatacacttcttattttttgtatctatgattttattaactatatatgtagttatttatggtaaagaactttatttttttttctaaacaaacaagctaaaatttaGGATGACTTCTTTAAAGGTCGTGTTATGTAGTACGTagtctatttgagagagagaagtctggcatatcttgttagcttgaatcATTGGAAatggcgtggaccaatgagacccgatggcactggaatttcctatgccttcaacacaaatgattcACACTCAATTACAATTTAGAACTtacatattgatcgggttcgggttgggtcaggtaacccgagacctcaacccaagcctgacccaacctttatcgggttggtgtttatatagcccaagctcgagaGCAAACCTggtacatcctgcccgagcccaacccaatgttgggtcagtcacgggtcggtcgggttgaacctgctCGACTTTTAGCCCTAAGTAAAGGTCCCACCCACATCCCCCATCCATtggcccaacctttgatgtggaccattcattgtatgggtcccacctttgatgtggctgGGCTCtccttcatatggggcccaccttggatatgggccattcatcattatagCTTGACCTTTAATATACtccattcattatgtagggcccacctttgatgttggccaTCATCCAACAAGTATGGCCCATCATCAATGCtatttattgtccatcatgtgaggctcaccttCGATATCCACTGCACATCATGTAGATCCCACCTTTgacgtggaccgtccatcatttggGCCCCGCCTTTAATGTGGGTCGTCCATTATGTAGGGCCTACCTTAGATATGGGTCACTCATCATTAGAGTTGACCTttcatgtggatcatccatcatgtgggacccaccttgatgtgatcatccatcatatgtggcccaccattattaatagCCCATcctttggagcccaccttgatgtggactcCATCATGCatgccccaccttcaatgtgggttaccTATTGTGCAGGGCTCACCTTAGATATGGGtcatgttggggatttgtgctgtggaatcacacaaatTTAGATCTAGAATAGCAATCCGAGAGTACCaagcaaacccaagagaacacaaagatttaacgtggaaaacctttaCGGGAAAAAAAACATAACATAAAACGACAGAATTCtactataaaaatagaaattacaaagagagaggacttatccaattcgaataacctcgaatctcacccttgctacactctttgataaccctaaaacccttttaggaacccttgaaaaacttttagaaagccttagaattttTTATATTAGCCCTGGGgatccctatttataatttaggaaactccacttacgaccttttttggaaaatttcagaaattgtgtcaaatttacgcagtccgcgcaaaatctgcgtaaccctcgactagtcgaagaagggcTTCAACCCATCGAagggaccctcgactggtcgagctagtccttcgactggtcaagcagcgcggaagaataaaaacaatagccactagacttcgagtcgagcgagcctcgaccggtcaagtagaCCCTCGACCCGTCGAGCCAtgctctcgactggtcaagcagcgcAAAAGCTTGAAGACATTagttctgacaacaatctccaaaatgtcttcaatcttcaaccgtgtagcttcttgacctcttctcttatctctgcatcgcaTCATAACTTCAATTAATGCTTTTCGTGCACACTTCGTCTTTCTTTAACGCCATCGCTAAGTCCAGAGAAAttgtacagaacttgaacttctctgtagaaatgaccttggtgagcatgtctgttggattcatgccggtgtgaatcttttccagtgttacgcctccttcctcaagcacctattggataaagtggtgacgaacatcaatgtgtttagtatgtgagtgataaacaaaatttttagccaaattgatagcgctctcgctatcacagttaaccggcacggcctcctactgaagtcccaactgatttatcatgcttcTAAGCCAAACACCTTTTTTAAATGCTTCCATCATTGCCATATATTttacttcggtcgtggaaagagccaccatggactgaagcttcgacatccaactgattgctccactcgctagtacaaacgagtatcgtaaagtagacttcttagaattcatactgcctgcgtagtcggaatccacataccctatcaactttgtccctgtcttcttaaaagttaagacgtagtcttttgtacctcgaatgtatcgaagtagccatttcactgcttcccgaTGTTGCTTGCCGggatttgacatgtatctactcacaacatcgactgcctatgaaatatctgGCCTCgcacagaccatgacatacattaaactgctaaCCGCGTTCGAATAAGGTACATGAAACGTAACCTACTTTtcttcatttgatttaggacattgttctgaggaaagcttgaagtgagccgcgtggggaacactcaccggctttgcttggttcatcccatacttgatcaatatcttttcaaggtattctgcctgtgataaccaaaacATGTTCTTCTtcttgtctctatgaatatctatgtcaAGAACCCGTTTTACagtccccagatctttcatctcgaatgtccctgataacttagtcttcagtacgttgatttcagacatatcatgccaggcgatcaacatatcatcaacatacagtagtaggatgatgaatttttcatcactcagtgtcttgtaatagacataatgatcatattcactccgagtaaatttctgactcaccatgaaagaattaatttttttataccattgcctaagcgactgtttcaggccgtacaatgacctcattaacctgcaaacctttttttctacccctttaacttcgcagccctctggttgcttcatatagatttTCTCTTCCAATTCCCCGTGCAGGAATAcagtcttaacatccatctgttccaactcGAGATCATATTAGGCAGTCGgcgccaatacgaatctgataaacacttgcttaaccaccggcgcgaatatctctgtgaagtcgattcattctctctgagcataacccttcactaccaaccttgctttgtatctatcatgttttctttttaataaccacttgcatccgatcgctttttgacctattggaagctccaccagctcccatgtatgatttttgtgcaatgagtccatctcatcgtccatagccgcctttcaattttttgcatcaggctcattaagagcctcctgaatagtagacgggtccccctcatctgtaatgaaggcatatgcaatattagagtcgtccttgtatcttgccggtaacttgcgatcacgcggtggattccttctcacaggtggcatCTCCACTtgatcttgtacctctgtctacgcatctgtctctgcctgagtatcatctgtgtcaatctagaCATATACGATTAACCTTTTTAGTTCCTCTTGCtcatcttgatcattcttgcggaatagagagctttcatcgaatctgacgtcacaggtaatgatgaccttgcatgtgaccttgttgaataacctgtaaccCTTCATACCAATACCATAACCAACAAAGGTATATTTCTTGGCTCTATgttctagcttatctctctcaactaacggtacatgagagtaagcctcacaaccaaatatgcgcagaTATGAGTAGTCAATTTTCTgactactccatacttcctctggaattttacatttaattattgttaaaGAAGACCGGTTTactaaataacaagccgtgttaacgacATTTGTTCATAGGTAtttgcccaacgcagcattacttaacatacatctagctctctccaagagagttcgattcattcgctcagtcaCACCGTTTTGCTTGAGCATGTTGTGCACcatgttgtgcctgatgatcccttcatcctttcaataatcattaaactcaatggaagtaaattctctaccattgtcagtcattaaaacctttattttttgccctaactatttttttaccattgtcttccattgtttgaatatgataAAAACTTCGTAttgaagtttcatgaagtaaacccaaacttttatGGAGTAGTttttaatgaatgaaacaaaccatgacgaccctccaaaAGAAATTTTTGGTGACGACCCCCATACGTTAGAGTGcatataatcaagcactcccttacatacatgttttccagatttaaaagacaattgAGATTATTTACCATGTAACAATGCTCgtatatatttaaatcagaatttttaaaagctggaatcaaacaccGATCAGAAATTACCTTtatgccctgctcgctcatgtggcctaaacgagcatgccacatgcgtagagacgtggagtctgcaatagctgtTGTCGCttcacctgttgaagtgctcctaATCCACCTGGGTTTCCATACCTTTGCGCTCTTATAACAACGAGTGtccattttgaaactttaaggacaccatcaataccagtgaacttgcaccatatagcctcgagtgcaccgagagaaatcagacttttcttcatattaggaacgtgcttgacattagtcaaggtacgctccatcccatcaaacattttgataCTCACCGTACTAATAggcacaacattacaggcattgtcattgcctataaaaacttgcctaccatcgcattccttataactagcgaaccaactctgatgaggagtcatgtgatatgatgcccctgcgtcaagtatccactcgtctttatgattgtcatGTATGTGACCAATCATagaaacagacagaacatcaccatcacttatttctttatcaaatgtgacaacattggcctccttgaaagaagctgctgattttttttttcttcgctttatgatttctacaatcctttttcatatgTCCAGACAATCCACAGTTCGAAcaatttaatttttcttttcccttgcctttagatttggatctatgcCTCGAAGATCTTGTATCTCGCTCAGAATCTCCGCCTcttgtaatcagtgcatcggaagatacccccatgtcaccgtttagctttctcataaccttcccttgaagggctgataTAATAGTGTCGACACTTAGAGTTTTATTTACGGTACATATCgtgtccctgaatgactcatatgatatagagagagaattcaacaaaatacatgcttgttcctcatctttgaccacttcctccatatctagcaatttgcacacaatttattaaagttgctgatgtgggcttctagatctccaccctttaccatcttgaaggtataacactgtatcTTCAAGTGTATGTGATTTTTTGAGGACTTCTtggcatagatgttctctaacttcgcccataaactaacTGCGGTTTTCTCCTTTGAAACATTATAAAGAACTTCATCTGTAAGACATAAATGAATAGAGGCTAAagtattactatcaaggttttttaATTCaccatctttcatggtagatttctacttctcaagagccttaatcttgccttgcttggttaacagactaatcatcttaacattccataactcaaaattatttttgactgagtacttctcaatatcaaacttgccgtttcccattattactaatcctgcagattcagatctgtgccccaacaattTCTCTGATaacacttgttggggatttgtgttgcagaatcacacagatctagatctagaatagtaatccaagagtaccaagcaaacacaagagaacataaagatttaacatggaaaacccttacaggaaaaaatcacagcacaaagcgacagaattccactatgaaaatagaaattacaaagagagaggacttacccgattcaaataacctcgaatctcactcttgctataccctttgataacccttaaacccttggaaaacttttagaaagccttaaaattctttagaatagccttagggacccctatttatagtttaggaaactccacttacacacctctttaaaaaatttcagaaatcgcatcaaatttatgcagttcgcaCAAAATCCACgtaaccctcaactggtcgatcAGCGCGGAAGAATAAAAACAATGgccgctggattttgagtcgagctagcctcgatcggtcgagtggacTCTCGACCCATCGAGCCAtgctctcgaccggtcgagcagcgcagAAGCTTGAAGACATTACTTCTGACAAcaagtcattcatcattaggggccgacctttgatgtggactgtccatcatgtggggttgcctcaatatgggtcatccattatgtggggcctagtttcaatgtccattgtccatcatgtggagcctacctttgatgtggatcgtccatcatgtaggccccaccttttaAATAGGTCATCTATCATATAAACCCACTTTGGATTTGGGTTGTGGGCTTTTTATCATTGTGGGCcatcctttgatatggaccatgcaTATGTGGGCTCATATTAATatagggtcatccatcatgtggagcccaccttttatgtggaccatccactgtGTGAGCCTTACCTTCAATCTGGAAAGTCCACTGCATGAGGCTTCCTTTAACAGGCATTGTCAGATAGAAGTAGAAAAGTCATTTGCTAGAAagctaaaaaaataacttatcAAAATAAATAGCTTTTGACATATAAATTACTTTTACAATAATACTTACCAAATTAACTTAAGTGAATAAAGTAACTCAATTTTTTAAcccaagttaaaaagtaactaatttggtggtatccaacGGGTCGTAATTGTGAGGGCAAAAAAGTCCAAAACTAGTCTAGTCATACATTGCATAGATAACAAATACTGATAGACAGATATAGATAGGGACactaattttgaggacaaaatgtCCAAAGCTTCTAACACTATACATAGTATAGATATAAATATTGATGGACAGATGTAGATAGAGCTTGGGACGCTAATTTTGAGGGCTAAAGTTTCCAAAACTAATAAGCAATATACTTAGTACAGATAAAAAATATTGATAGATATGGATGTAGATATAGAT
Protein-coding regions in this window:
- the LOC131234999 gene encoding RING-H2 finger protein ATL80-like gives rise to the protein MFGKENNMALMVVGFAASMLFIVFVCTRLLCARIVQFTDSRRSIPMARPRSDLSILERGLHGLEPLVVATFPTKKFSDEFFSSGEDTQCTVCLAEYQEKDTLRILPYCGHFFHVACIDLWLQQNSTCPVCRISLRDSSDRKQIMPPMFSVPVRSSPHAPGIFDSLWYSSRMVGAPQTELVQEDQLPLHLNAVEDGEVNSTVTTVGNNVPKNIGHHCLEGKHVESPSNT